A portion of the Esox lucius isolate fEsoLuc1 chromosome 20, fEsoLuc1.pri, whole genome shotgun sequence genome contains these proteins:
- the LOC105018799 gene encoding glutamate-rich protein 6, producing MGDFRRRLSNHLLQTVQQAFDCKRKAFLPSDGRQRRIKLLGPVEELSIHPDLGDMCLSGNKAVDFTFIIMEDKDVEPNLLAIYTNRGQSTCYHPSGLIWVNLTQLGGTCCIVSGTLRRRWNWLDIEPHVQAPPFQPICLVLGLNISVRIQTQERIDLNFTSRRSGVRFDVGSKFKLTHPEGLVRPWPDILQKHLQLKSLEIYSLLDRIQTCMVYQHSKPTTIISSLDTALLLRYRDSGGQTNIRIKSHVL from the exons ATGGGGGACTTCAGAAG GCGCTTGTCAAACCATCTCCTTCAGACTGTCCAACAAGCTTTCGACTGTAAGAGAAAAGCCTTCCTTCCCTCAGATGGACGTCAGAGACGCATCAAACTTCTGGGGCCAGTTGAAGAGCTTTCCATACATCCAG ATCTGGGCGATATGTGCCTTAGTGGAAACAAAGCTGTTGACTTCACATTCATTATTATGGAGGACAAGGATGTCGAACCAAACCTTCTGGCCATTTACACAAACAGAGGCCAGTCTACCTGCTACCACCCCAGTGGATTGATATG GGTGAACCTGACCCAACTAGGCGGCACCTGCTGCATTGTATCCGGGACGCTGAGAAGACGCTGGAACTGGCTGGACATTGAGCCCCACGTCCAGGCCCCTCCCTTCCAGCCCATCTGCCTGGTCCTGGGCCTTAACATCAGCGTCCGCATCCAGACGCAGGAACGCATCGACCTCAACTTCACCTCTCGCCGAAGTGGAGTGCGCTTCGATGTGGGCTCCAAATTCAAG CTCACCCACCCAGAGGGCCTTGTGAGGCCGTGGCCAGACATCCTGCAGAAACACCTCCAGCTGAAAAGCTTGGAGATTTACTCTCTGCTGGACCGGATCCAAACCTGCATGGTCTACCAGCACTCCAAGCCAACCACCATAATATCAAGCCTCGATACAGCCTTACTGCTCAGATACAGAGACTCAGGTGGACAAACAAACATCCGCATAAAGTCCCATGTCCTCTAA
- the ednrbb gene encoding endothelin receptor type B, giving the protein MEMVALVLSLLLTNGIVLISAAASDQNSPPAPVIEFFETASPGIAELTEGQTPNGSSPLRRMPEKSPPPHPMCLVSTGIRHTFKYINTMVSGLVFVVGIVGNSALLRIIYENKCMRSRPNFLIASLALGDLLHIVIDIPINAYRLMAEDWPFGLALCKLVPFIQKTTVGVTVLCLCALSIDRYRAVASWSRIKGFGTSTWTAIEIPFIWVISTILAVPEVVGFDTITMDYKGQHLRICLLHPMQTSQFMKLYKSAKDWWLFGFYFCMPLACTAIFYTLMTWKMLKKKKNTVSDYTKQRREVAKTVFCLVLVFVLCWFPLYLSRILKLTIYDEKDPKRCQLLSVFLVLDYIGINMASLNSCINPIALYMVSKRFKNCFKKCLCCWCIPPEVSDLEDVQSILKSKVPEQASENSNIRANKPPSS; this is encoded by the exons ATGGAAATGGTAGCTCTTGTTCTATCTCTGCTGCTCACCAACGGAATTGTTTTAATCAGTGCAGCGGCCAGCGATCAGAATTCACCACCAGCACCCGTTATTGAATTCTTTGAAACAGCCTCTCCAGGTATTGCAGAGCTTACTGAGGGGCAAACGCCCAATGGCTCCTCTCCCTTGCGCAGAATGCCAGAAAAGAGCCCCCCGCCCCATCCAATGTGCTTAGTCTCAACTGGCATCAgacacacatttaaatacatcAACACGATGGTGTCTGGTCTCGTTTTCGTCGTCGGAATAGTTGGAAATTCGGCTCTGTTGAGAAtcatttatgaaaataaatgtatgagaAGCAGGCCCAACTTTCTCATCGCCAGTCTTGCTTTGGGGGACTTGCTCCATATTGTGATAGACATTCCAATCAACGCTTACAGA CTCATGGCTGAGGACTGGCCGTTTGGTCTGGCGCTCTGTAAACTGGTTCCCTTCATCCAGAAAACAACCGTTGGGGTCACAGTGCTGTGTTTATGTGCCTTGAGCATTGACAG GTATCGAGCTGTTGCGTCCTGGAGTCGAATCAAAGGCTTTGGGACTTCAACGTGGACAGCAATAGAGATACCTTTCATATGGGTAATATCAACAATCCTGGCTGTGCCAGAAGTGGTGGGCTTTGATACGATTACAATGGACTATAAAGGACAACATCTGAGGATATGTCTCCTTCATCCCATGCAAACAAGCCAGTTCATGAAG TTGTATAAATCGGCGAAAGACTGGTGGCTTTTCGGCTTCTACTTCTGCATGCCGCTGGCTTGTACAGCTATCTTCTACACCCTAATGACCTGGAAAATGCTCAAGAAGAAAAAGAACACTGTTAGCGACTATACCAAACAG CGTCGAGAAGTGGCCAAGACAGTGTTTTGCTTAGTGCTTGTGTTTGTCCTCTGCTGGTTCCCTCTGTACCTGAGCAGAATTTTAAAACTCACCATTTATGATGAGAAGGACCCTAAAAGATGTCAGCTACTGAG TGTCTTTCTTGTCCTGGATTACATTGGGATAAATATGGCATCGCTGAACTCCTGTATCAACCCTATTGCTCTGTACATGGTCAGCAAGCGATTCAAAAACTGTTTCAAG AAATGCCTCTGTTGTTGGTGCATACCGCCTGAAGTATCGGATCTCGAAGATGTGCAGTCTATCTTAAAGTCAAAGGTGCCGGAGCAAGCCTCTGAGAACAGCAACATCAGAGCTAATAAGCCTCCCTCCTCCTGA